Proteins encoded by one window of Nitrososphaerota archaeon:
- a CDS encoding DNA topoisomerase I, whose translation MKWKTLQHNGIIFPPDYETRGIKVKIRGESVKLDLLQEEMIYQWAKKKDTPYVQDIVFQKNFVADFAATFGTKYKGLSISDIDFSDAFKLVDREKDARLLVTKEERKTIAQKRKELREKMKGIYGKAIMDAKEVEVANYMAEPPGIFIGRGDHPIRGKWKPKITHGDVTLNLGKEAKVPPGNWGKIVHEHDSMWLACWTDVLSEKIKYVWLADTAGLKQERDMAKYDKAAKLGKEIDKVEQKIISAMKSKDPRESKIATACYLIYRTSMRVGDEKDPDEADTVGATTLRKEHVKLDDKGIHFDFLGKDSVRWEETIPAQGNDTMLYENIKKLVSNKKPSDEIFDGITSRHVNEFLSVVVKGLTAKVFRTYLATTEVKRYLSDKLNVKDKTENEKLYIAKMANLQAAIMCNHKRTIPKSFEAGLEKKKEQLMKLKETTPKTPKQKEALKLRQEKLKLSIELQEKTRDYNLGTSLRNYIDPRVFKAWTSEVKADWEKLYTSSLQRKFLWVKSVDAKWKDVAGQ comes from the coding sequence ATGAAATGGAAAACGCTACAACACAATGGGATAATCTTTCCGCCAGACTATGAGACCCGCGGAATCAAAGTCAAGATTAGAGGCGAGTCAGTCAAGCTGGACTTGCTACAAGAAGAGATGATCTACCAGTGGGCAAAGAAAAAGGACACCCCATATGTTCAGGATATAGTATTTCAGAAAAACTTTGTAGCGGACTTTGCAGCGACATTTGGTACAAAATACAAGGGCCTGAGTATTTCAGATATTGATTTTTCAGACGCATTCAAGCTAGTAGACAGAGAAAAAGATGCAAGACTTTTGGTTACTAAAGAAGAGAGAAAGACAATTGCCCAAAAACGAAAAGAACTTCGTGAAAAAATGAAGGGAATTTACGGCAAAGCCATCATGGATGCAAAAGAAGTCGAAGTGGCCAACTACATGGCAGAGCCTCCAGGAATTTTTATTGGTCGCGGAGACCACCCTATACGTGGAAAGTGGAAGCCCAAAATCACACATGGGGATGTTACTCTAAACCTAGGAAAAGAAGCCAAGGTTCCACCGGGAAACTGGGGAAAAATTGTGCACGAGCATGATTCAATGTGGCTTGCTTGCTGGACCGATGTATTGTCTGAGAAAATAAAGTATGTCTGGCTTGCAGACACTGCCGGCCTAAAGCAAGAGCGAGACATGGCAAAATATGACAAAGCTGCCAAGCTTGGAAAAGAAATCGACAAGGTAGAACAAAAGATAATTTCCGCCATGAAGTCAAAAGACCCACGAGAATCCAAGATTGCCACGGCGTGTTATTTGATATACAGAACGTCGATGAGAGTTGGAGATGAGAAAGACCCAGACGAAGCAGATACCGTAGGTGCCACAACATTACGCAAAGAACATGTCAAACTTGACGATAAGGGAATCCATTTTGACTTTTTGGGCAAGGATAGTGTTCGATGGGAGGAGACCATTCCGGCGCAGGGAAACGACACCATGTTGTACGAAAATATCAAAAAGCTAGTATCAAACAAAAAGCCAAGTGACGAGATCTTTGATGGAATTACATCAAGGCATGTGAATGAATTCCTGAGTGTTGTAGTCAAGGGCCTCACAGCCAAGGTCTTTAGAACTTATTTGGCAACAACTGAGGTCAAGCGATACTTATCTGACAAATTAAATGTCAAGGACAAGACTGAAAATGAAAAACTCTACATCGCAAAGATGGCAAACCTGCAGGCAGCAATCATGTGTAATCACAAAAGAACAATTCCAAAAAGCTTCGAAGCAGGCCTTGAAAAGAAAAAAGAACAACTAATGAAACTCAAAGAAACAACTCCAAAAACTCCAAAACAAAAAGAGGCACTCAAGCTGCGACAGGAAAAACTCAAACTCTCAATAGAATTGCAGGAAAAAACACGTGACTACAACCTAGGAACATCCCTTAGAAACTATATTGATCCTCGCGTGTTCAAGGCCTGGACAAGTGAGGTAAAGGCAGACTGGGAAAAACTTTACACCTCGTCTCTGCAAAGAAAATTCCTTTGGGTCAAATCCGTTGACGCCAAATGGAAAGATGTTGCAGGACAGTGA
- a CDS encoding ArsR family transcriptional regulator: MESRTDTILELINKNPGISFSEIMRETGFKNGVLSHHLSKIEESGQVLVQRSPRVARVYPCGIKVQEAQLIKNLRNPTMKKIIISLLDKELSFKEITKKAGKSQGTVSVYLKEMTEQNIINRKLHENDLFFELVDSVYVREIIAKHQTSLFERTADNISDIFSTI, from the coding sequence ATGGAATCAAGGACAGATACTATACTAGAATTGATAAACAAGAATCCAGGAATTAGCTTTTCTGAAATAATGAGAGAGACGGGATTCAAAAACGGCGTTCTCAGCCATCATTTATCCAAAATTGAAGAATCTGGGCAAGTGCTGGTCCAGCGTAGTCCACGTGTTGCACGTGTTTACCCATGTGGAATTAAAGTTCAAGAAGCTCAGTTAATCAAAAATCTTCGAAATCCTACGATGAAGAAGATCATCATATCACTGCTAGATAAGGAACTTTCATTCAAAGAAATTACAAAAAAGGCAGGAAAATCGCAAGGAACAGTATCTGTATATCTCAAAGAGATGACAGAGCAAAACATCATCAATAGAAAATTACATGAAAACGATCTTTTCTTTGAATTAGTGGATTCGGTCTACGTTAGAGAGATAATTGCCAAGCATCAGACCTCACTGTTTGAGAGAACTGCGGACAATATTTCAGACATATTCAGCACTATCTAG
- a CDS encoding SDR family oxidoreductase, whose translation MDKVALVTGCSSGIGFETALALAREGYQTYASMRDTKKGTQIQEIAKKENLPILIIPLDVDKPESITSAIKKVMSEKKRIDVLVNNAGYGIFGCLEDLTIDELKAQFETNFFAVARLIQEVTPIMRTQKSGTIVNVSSVAGRISFPGSPAYISSKFALEGLSECLRYELSPFGVNTVIIEPGVIKTNFFSSMKMPKNAKSDSPYADITNKVVAGVKMMAEMGTPPKEVADVIVKALKEKNPLPRYPVGNDAIMFLEAKKMKTDIEFENYLKKELF comes from the coding sequence ATGGATAAAGTCGCCCTAGTCACTGGATGCTCTAGTGGAATTGGTTTTGAGACTGCATTGGCACTAGCCAGAGAAGGATATCAGACCTATGCATCCATGAGGGACACAAAAAAGGGTACACAGATTCAGGAAATTGCAAAAAAGGAAAACCTTCCCATATTGATCATACCTCTTGATGTCGACAAGCCAGAATCCATTACATCTGCCATAAAAAAAGTGATGTCGGAGAAAAAGAGAATCGATGTTTTGGTAAACAATGCAGGTTATGGAATCTTTGGGTGCTTGGAAGACCTCACAATTGATGAGTTAAAGGCGCAGTTTGAGACAAACTTTTTTGCAGTAGCAAGACTAATTCAGGAGGTCACACCAATAATGAGGACTCAAAAGTCTGGCACCATAGTAAATGTCAGCTCTGTTGCAGGCAGAATTAGCTTTCCTGGATCACCAGCGTATATCAGCTCAAAATTTGCGCTGGAAGGTCTATCAGAATGCCTCAGATACGAATTATCGCCGTTTGGAGTAAACACGGTAATTATAGAGCCGGGAGTGATTAAAACGAATTTCTTTAGCTCTATGAAGATGCCAAAGAACGCCAAGTCAGACTCACCATACGCAGACATTACAAACAAGGTAGTGGCAGGAGTCAAGATGATGGCAGAAATGGGAACTCCCCCAAAAGAAGTGGCAGACGTAATAGTCAAGGCCCTTAAAGAGAAAAATCCATTGCCTCGCTATCCAGTAGGAAATGATGCGATAATGTTCTTGGAGGCAAAGAAAATGAAGACGGATATTGAATTTGAGAACTATCTCAAAAAAGAACTCTTTTAA